CAGATTGCCGACATGATCGGGACCTCGCGGGAGACCGTTACCCGGGCAGTCAAACGACTCAAGCAAGACGGTTGGTTGCAACAGCAGGGAAAACGCTACGTCATTCCGCAGGTCGATCGACCGATTGCCTGAGTACGACCTCAGGCAATAGCCCCTCTCGACCGATGTCCCAGTCGTGAAGGTTCCCGATCACCAAATCGTAATCCACAGAGTCAGCTGTCCGTGCCCTCGGCGCGGGGCATGTTTCTCGTGGTCCGAGACTGAACTCGCGCGGGATTCTCGCTCGTGAGCGCCGACCCGGACTCCAACGCGCACGACGCGGGTCCTCAGCCCGCTCGTATTCTCGTGGTCGAGGACAACGATGCGCTGCGTGAGGCCATCGTGATGGCCCTCGGAGAACAGTGGTCCAGTGTGATCGAAGTGTCGGATGGGCAGTCCGCAATCGAGATGATCGCGGACAGCGAGCCCTTTGACGTCGTTCTCTGCGATCTGCGACTGCCCGGGCCGGATGGAACGCAGATCCAGCGCGCAACACAACAACGCGACTCCCGTACCGCTTTTGTGTTGATGACCGCATTCGCGACCGTGGACAACGCGATCGCGGCGATCCAGCGGGGTGCCTTCGACTTCATTCAAAAGCCCTTTGATCTCGAAGAACTCGAATTGCGTGTGCGGCGGGCTGTCGAACACGGACGGCTGTTGGAGGAAGTCTCCGAACTGCGCTGCCAGGTGTCGGGGGTGCGAGACGATTTTATCGTCGCCAACAGCGAGGCGATGCGCAGTGCGGTGGCGACCGCAAAGCGAGTCGCCGGAATTCGTTCGACGGTTCTTCTTACCGGTGAGACGGGAACGGGCAAAGAGGTGATCGCGGGTCTGATCCACGCTCATTCATCGCGTGCTGCGAGACCCTTTATCAAGGTCAATTGTGCTGCACTCCCCGAGACGCTCCTCGAGTCGGAGCTGTTCGGCCACGAACGCGGCGCCTTTACCGGGGCGGACCACCAGCGAGCGGGTCGCTTCGAGCAGGCCAACGGCGGAACCTTGTTGTTGGATGAGATCGCCGAGACGTCCCCGGCCACCCAGGCCAAATTGCTGCGGGTGCTTCAAGACCAGGAGTTCTACCGACTCGGCGGAACCGCGGTTCAAAGGACCAGCGCGCGCATCATTGCGGCGACCAACCGCGATCTGGATCAAGCGCTGCGCGACGGTTCTCTGCGTGAAGATCTCTACTACAGGATCAACGTGATCGAGATTCATCTCCAGCCCCTGCGCGAGCGGCGCGAAGACATCAAGGCCCTGGCCGAACGCTACAGGAAACGTTTCTCTCTCGAGCTCGGGAGGCTGTGTACCGGATTCACGGACGCCGCGATTTCGCGCATGGAGTCCTATTCGTGGCCCGGTAATGTGCGCGAACTGCGCAACGCCGTCGAACGCGCGGTGCTCCTTTCTGACGGAACGCAGATCGACGTCGCAGACATTCACCTCGAGAGCCCCAGGCACCACCGCGGTGATGCCGAGTGGGAAATCAAATTGCCGCCCAATGGTGTTTCCTTGCACACGGTAGAGCGTGCGCTGGTACTGGCGGCTCTACGTCGCACGGGATTCGTTCAGAAGGACGCAGCCCAGTTGATTGGCGTGAGCAAACGCAAGCTCAACTACATGATTCAGCGCATGGAGCTCGTGCATCCTAGCTGGCGCCGCAACCGAGCGATTCCAGATTCGGGCCGGGCAATAAAGCGCAGGGACGAACCGTTGAATTGAACTGGAAAACCTCGCCCGCAACTAGCGACCGCGATGGCAATGCAGGCTAAGCTTCGCCGCCTGATCCTCCAAGGACGTGATGGAGGAATGGGCATGCAACCGGGCGAAGGGTGCCGACGAAGGGCACGAATACGGTCGACGCAGGCGCTGCGTTTCGCTCTATTTGATCGGCCAGACTGAACCGAATGAGGACCTCATCATGGACTACCGCTTTCCTATGAATTCACTGTGCCGTGCGTTCGCACTGGCCATCACACTGTTCATCACGACCACGCTTGTCGGCTGTCAGAGTGACGAAGACAGTCTCGCTGAATTCTATGCCAACGGTACGCGGTACGTCGAAAACGAGCGGTACGAAGAGGCGGTGATCGAGTACAAGAACGTAATCAAGCTCAACCCGAATCACGCGGACGCTCACTATCAGCTGGCAAAGGCCTACATGAAGCTGAGCCGGGGCCGTGACGCGTACTGGGAAATGAGCGAAACCGTTCGTTTGGACCCGGCCAACACTGAAGCTGTCCTGAGCTTTGGTGCGCTGTCACTCATTGCCGGAGATGCTGATCAGGCCCTCGCGATGGGGCAGATCTCGATCGAGTCCGATCCCGAGAACCACCAAGGGTATATTTTGATGGGTAAGGCCCTCGAGAAGCTCAAGCGCGAAAGTGAGTCCGAAGAGTATTACCTCAAAGCCGTCGAACTCGATTTGAAAAACTACGACACACTTCTGACATTGGCGACGTACTACATGTATTTGCCGAATGGACGCGAAAAGGCAGAGCCTTGGTTCTGGAAAGGAGTGGAGCGCTTCGGGAGCTTCATTGCCCGCACCAGCCTTGCGAAGTTCCTGGTTCAGGATCTCGAGCGCTTGGACGAGGCGGAGACAGTTTTCAAGGAAGCGGTCAACAGGGCCAAATCGCCTAAAAGGCGCGAGGAGGGATTCATCAACCTCGCCAGACTGTATTTCGGGTCGGAGCGCAATGAACTGGGAGTTGCGGCGCTCGAAGAGGGTATAGAAATCGACAACGATTCCAACCTTTCGCGCTACATGCTCGCCAAGTA
This genomic stretch from Myxococcales bacterium harbors:
- a CDS encoding sigma-54-dependent Fis family transcriptional regulator is translated as MSADPDSNAHDAGPQPARILVVEDNDALREAIVMALGEQWSSVIEVSDGQSAIEMIADSEPFDVVLCDLRLPGPDGTQIQRATQQRDSRTAFVLMTAFATVDNAIAAIQRGAFDFIQKPFDLEELELRVRRAVEHGRLLEEVSELRCQVSGVRDDFIVANSEAMRSAVATAKRVAGIRSTVLLTGETGTGKEVIAGLIHAHSSRAARPFIKVNCAALPETLLESELFGHERGAFTGADHQRAGRFEQANGGTLLLDEIAETSPATQAKLLRVLQDQEFYRLGGTAVQRTSARIIAATNRDLDQALRDGSLREDLYYRINVIEIHLQPLRERREDIKALAERYRKRFSLELGRLCTGFTDAAISRMESYSWPGNVRELRNAVERAVLLSDGTQIDVADIHLESPRHHRGDAEWEIKLPPNGVSLHTVERALVLAALRRTGFVQKDAAQLIGVSKRKLNYMIQRMELVHPSWRRNRAIPDSGRAIKRRDEPLN